In Lewinellaceae bacterium, a single window of DNA contains:
- a CDS encoding homogentisate 1,2-dioxygenase encodes MHYYSLGQVPAKRHTQFRKANGELYHEELFSTEGFSDLSSLLYHCNPPTQIVQVGAPFSVVPKIVQDKQLKHRSLKGFEVTPEDDYLKSRKPVLVNDDCKVILAAPRHSMTEYFFKNADADEVIFIHKGSGRMKTMYGNVEFEYGDYVVVPRGTIYQMEFDGEDNRLFIVESYSPITTPKRYRNEYGQLMEHAPFCERDIRKPAALETHDEQGQFLFYIKKQDQVYPYYYLNHPFDLVGWDGYVYPYAFSIHNFEPITGRVHQPPPVHQTFAARNFVICSFVPRLYDYHPQAIPAPYNHSNIDSDEVLYYVDGDFMSRKHVEKGMITLHPGGIPHGPHPGTVEKSIGAKETGELAVMVDTFRPLKLTDHAMGIEDKEYFKSWLPEGEPVRN; translated from the coding sequence ATGCATTATTATAGCCTTGGGCAGGTGCCTGCCAAACGGCACACCCAGTTTCGCAAAGCCAACGGCGAGTTGTACCACGAAGAACTCTTCTCCACCGAAGGCTTCAGCGACCTCTCTTCTCTGCTTTACCACTGCAACCCGCCCACTCAGATCGTACAGGTGGGGGCGCCCTTTTCGGTAGTCCCGAAAATAGTGCAGGACAAACAGCTCAAACACCGCAGCCTGAAAGGCTTCGAAGTAACGCCGGAAGACGACTACCTCAAGAGCCGAAAGCCGGTGCTGGTCAACGACGACTGCAAGGTCATCCTGGCGGCGCCCCGCCACAGCATGACGGAATACTTCTTCAAGAACGCCGACGCCGACGAGGTGATCTTCATCCACAAGGGCAGCGGCCGGATGAAAACCATGTACGGCAACGTGGAGTTTGAATACGGCGACTACGTGGTCGTGCCCCGGGGAACGATCTATCAGATGGAATTCGACGGCGAGGACAACCGCCTGTTCATCGTCGAATCCTACAGCCCAATCACCACCCCTAAACGGTACCGCAACGAGTACGGCCAGCTGATGGAGCACGCGCCCTTCTGCGAGCGCGACATCCGGAAGCCCGCCGCGCTGGAAACCCACGACGAGCAGGGGCAGTTCCTGTTCTACATTAAAAAGCAGGATCAGGTATACCCCTACTACTACCTCAACCACCCCTTCGACCTCGTCGGCTGGGACGGCTATGTATACCCCTACGCCTTCAGCATCCACAACTTCGAACCCATTACCGGCCGGGTGCACCAGCCGCCGCCCGTACACCAGACCTTCGCCGCCCGAAATTTTGTGATCTGCTCCTTTGTGCCGCGCCTGTACGACTACCACCCGCAGGCTATTCCGGCCCCTTACAACCACAGCAACATCGACAGCGATGAGGTGCTCTACTACGTCGACGGCGATTTCATGAGCCGCAAGCACGTGGAAAAGGGCATGATCACCCTGCACCCCGGGGGCATACCGCACGGGCCGCACCCCGGTACGGTTGAAAAGAGCATCGGCGCCAAAGAGACCGGAGAGCTGGCCGTCATGGTCGATACGTTCCGGCCCCTGAAGCTGACCGATCATGCCATGGGGATTGAGGATAAGGAGTATTTTAAGAGCTGGCTGCCGGAGGGGGAGCCGGTTAGGAATTAG
- the hppD gene encoding 4-hydroxyphenylpyruvate dioxygenase, with protein MSTLAKKKPDTHQDTFPINGTDYIEFYVGNAKQAAHYYQTAFGFKLVAYRGPETGNRETASYVLQQDKIRFVLTSALSPDHEVSRHVLKHGDGVKVLALWVDDARGAFKIAVERGAKAAMAPQTLRDEQGEVTIASIHTYGETLHTFVERKNYDGPFMPGFQARKSLMKVEPIGLQYVDHCVGNVELGGMNKWVEFYQEVMGFKLLVTFDDKDISTKYTALMSKVVSNGNGYIKFPINEPAQGLKKSQIEEYLDYYRSAGVQHIAVATENIIHTVDELRRRGVEFLHVPDTYYETVLERVGEINEDLKELQRLNILIDRDEEGYLLQIFTKPVQDRPTVFYEIIQREGARSFGKGNFKALFEAIEREQELRGTL; from the coding sequence ATGAGCACTTTAGCCAAAAAAAAACCAGACACCCACCAGGATACCTTCCCCATCAACGGGACGGATTACATCGAATTCTACGTCGGCAATGCCAAGCAGGCCGCCCATTATTACCAGACGGCCTTCGGCTTTAAGCTGGTGGCTTATCGCGGGCCGGAGACCGGCAACCGCGAGACGGCTTCTTACGTCCTGCAGCAGGACAAAATCCGATTCGTGCTAACCTCCGCTCTCAGCCCCGACCACGAAGTATCCAGACACGTGCTCAAGCACGGCGACGGCGTCAAAGTACTGGCCCTTTGGGTGGACGATGCCCGCGGCGCCTTTAAAATAGCCGTCGAACGCGGCGCTAAAGCCGCTATGGCGCCCCAAACCCTCCGGGATGAACAGGGGGAAGTAACCATTGCCTCCATCCATACCTACGGCGAAACCCTCCATACCTTCGTAGAGCGCAAAAACTACGACGGCCCTTTTATGCCGGGCTTCCAGGCCAGGAAGAGCCTCATGAAAGTAGAGCCCATCGGCCTGCAGTACGTCGACCACTGCGTAGGCAATGTAGAACTGGGCGGAATGAACAAATGGGTGGAGTTTTATCAGGAAGTGATGGGCTTCAAGCTACTGGTAACATTCGACGATAAAGACATCTCTACCAAGTACACCGCACTGATGAGCAAGGTGGTGTCCAACGGCAACGGCTACATCAAGTTTCCGATCAACGAGCCGGCCCAGGGGCTGAAGAAGTCGCAGATCGAGGAATACCTGGACTACTACCGCAGCGCCGGCGTACAGCACATCGCCGTTGCCACCGAAAATATCATTCACACGGTGGACGAGCTGCGCCGCCGGGGCGTCGAGTTCCTTCACGTTCCCGACACCTACTACGAGACGGTGCTGGAGCGCGTCGGCGAGATCAACGAAGACCTCAAAGAACTCCAACGCCTCAACATCCTGATCGACCGCGACGAAGAGGGCTACCTCCTGCAAATCTTCACCAAACCGGTACAGGACCGCCCGACGGTTTTCTACGAGATCATACAACGCGAGGGCGCCCGCTCTTTTGGCAAAGGCAACTTCAAGGCCCTGTTCGAGGCCATTGAACGGGAGCAGGAGTTGAGGGGGACGTTGTAG
- a CDS encoding excinuclease ABC subunit C, giving the protein MTTDDYKTISDTIPRQPGVYRFIDKEDTILYVGKAKDLRSRVASYFGDRRDRAHKTRVMVKNAGRLEFTVVETEADALLLENTLIKKYKPRYNVMLRDDKSYSYICIKNERFPRVFITRRVVKDGSTYFGPYTSKARIKIILELIKRLFPLRTCHYNLSPENIEAGKVKVCLEYHIKNCLGPCEGLESEADYNDKIDQVKNILKGNFGAVKNHFKGVMEKLAENLEFEKAHQMKEKLGAFEDYQAKSTVVNPSIRDVDVFSIASEEKDAYVNYIKVVNGAIIHTHTQELVKNLDDDDEPALLAYAIPIIRERFNSIAKDIILPYEVQLEDGLQVIVPKIGDKRKLLDLSEKNLKYYMLQKQKQRASQTRKQTSAERILRTLQQDLQMDALPLHLECFDNSNIQGSHPVASCVVFKNAKPSKKDYRHFNIKTVTGPDDFASMKEVVHRRYRRLLDEGESLPQLIIIDGGKGQLSAAVESLDTLGIRDKVTVIGIAKRLEEIFFPGDSIPLYIDKKSESLKLIQQARNEAHRFAITFHRTKRSQNFTTTELTNIPGIGEKTAQKLLSHFGSVKRIKGALASEIAEVSSLKVAEKVKGYFEEEE; this is encoded by the coding sequence ATGACAACCGACGATTACAAAACCATTTCCGACACCATCCCCCGCCAGCCCGGCGTCTACCGCTTTATCGACAAGGAGGACACCATCCTCTACGTGGGCAAAGCCAAGGACCTGCGCAGCCGCGTGGCCTCCTACTTCGGCGACCGCCGCGACCGCGCCCACAAGACCCGCGTGATGGTCAAGAACGCCGGCCGCCTGGAGTTTACGGTGGTGGAAACGGAAGCCGACGCCCTGCTGCTGGAGAACACCCTCATCAAGAAATACAAGCCGCGCTACAACGTGATGCTGCGCGACGACAAGAGCTACTCCTACATCTGCATCAAAAACGAGCGCTTCCCCCGCGTTTTCATCACCCGCCGCGTCGTCAAGGACGGCTCGACCTACTTTGGCCCCTACACCAGCAAAGCCCGGATCAAGATCATCCTGGAACTGATCAAGCGCCTCTTCCCGTTGCGCACCTGCCATTACAACCTGTCTCCGGAAAACATCGAGGCCGGCAAGGTCAAAGTCTGCCTGGAGTACCACATCAAAAACTGCCTGGGCCCCTGCGAAGGGCTGGAAAGCGAAGCGGACTACAACGACAAGATCGACCAGGTGAAGAACATCCTGAAGGGTAACTTTGGAGCAGTGAAAAACCACTTTAAAGGCGTGATGGAAAAACTCGCCGAGAACCTGGAGTTTGAAAAGGCCCATCAGATGAAGGAAAAACTAGGCGCTTTTGAAGACTATCAGGCCAAATCGACTGTGGTCAACCCTTCTATCCGGGATGTGGACGTCTTTTCCATCGCCTCGGAAGAGAAGGATGCCTACGTCAACTACATCAAGGTGGTGAACGGTGCCATCATCCACACCCACACCCAGGAGCTGGTCAAGAACCTCGACGACGACGACGAGCCCGCCTTGCTGGCCTACGCCATCCCCATCATCCGGGAGCGCTTCAACAGCATTGCGAAGGACATTATCCTGCCCTACGAGGTGCAGTTGGAGGACGGCCTGCAGGTTATCGTGCCCAAGATCGGCGACAAGCGCAAACTCCTGGACCTGTCTGAGAAAAACCTCAAATACTACATGCTGCAAAAACAGAAGCAACGGGCCAGCCAGACGCGCAAGCAGACTTCCGCCGAGCGCATCCTGCGCACCCTGCAGCAGGATCTGCAGATGGACGCCCTGCCCCTGCACCTCGAGTGTTTCGACAACTCCAACATACAGGGCAGCCACCCGGTGGCGTCCTGCGTGGTCTTCAAGAACGCTAAACCCAGCAAGAAGGACTACCGCCACTTCAATATCAAGACCGTCACTGGCCCCGACGACTTTGCCTCTATGAAGGAAGTGGTGCACCGCCGCTACCGCCGCCTGCTCGACGAGGGCGAAAGCCTGCCCCAGCTCATCATCATCGACGGGGGCAAGGGCCAGCTCAGCGCCGCCGTGGAGAGCCTGGATACGCTTGGCATCCGCGACAAGGTCACTGTCATCGGCATCGCCAAGCGCCTGGAGGAGATTTTCTTCCCCGGCGACTCCATCCCCCTCTATATCGACAAGAAGTCGGAATCCCTGAAGCTCATCCAGCAGGCGCGCAACGAGGCCCACCGCTTTGCCATCACTTTCCACCGCACCAAGCGCTCGCAAAACTTTACCACGACCGAACTGACCAACATCCCCGGCATCGGGGAGAAGACGGCTCAGAAGCTGCTGAGCCACTTCGGTTCGGTGAAGCGGATTAAGGGTGCGCTGGCTTCGGAGATCGCGGAAGTGAGTAGTTTGAAGGTGGCGGAGAAGGTGAAGGGGTATTTTGAGGAGGAGGAGTGA
- a CDS encoding KilA-N domain-containing protein, with translation MSEVVKFDYRGQNISFEFSDGSKMINATEMVKPFGKRINDFLRLKTTQEYILLLEERYAEEPEREVLRVVKGGAPELQGTWMDEKLALKFAAWLAPRFELWVYDKIYELLTTGKTEIPEHQPTNILKSLRLIVEQLEEQDKINVEVRQNIDFIAERIDELEAKITSVDENYYTIAGYCSLQKIPCPLRHEERIKCSIMGQ, from the coding sequence ATGAGTGAGGTCGTAAAATTTGACTATAGAGGGCAAAATATCTCCTTCGAATTCTCCGATGGTAGTAAGATGATCAATGCAACGGAGATGGTAAAACCTTTTGGCAAGCGTATCAATGATTTCCTTAGGCTAAAAACTACCCAGGAATACATCCTCCTCCTAGAAGAAAGGTATGCCGAAGAACCCGAGCGGGAAGTACTGCGGGTGGTGAAAGGCGGAGCGCCGGAATTGCAGGGCACCTGGATGGACGAAAAACTCGCCCTCAAATTCGCCGCCTGGCTCGCTCCCCGGTTTGAACTTTGGGTATACGACAAGATCTATGAGCTATTGACAACCGGTAAAACGGAAATTCCGGAACACCAGCCCACCAATATCCTGAAAAGCCTGCGGCTCATCGTGGAGCAGTTGGAGGAACAGGACAAGATAAACGTGGAAGTCAGGCAGAATATCGACTTTATCGCCGAGAGGATTGACGAACTGGAGGCCAAAATCACCAGTGTTGATGAAAACTACTACACAATTGCCGGGTACTGCTCACTCCAAAAGATACCCTGCCCGCTAAGGCACGAGGAAAGAATAAAGTGTTCAATTATGGGGCAGTAA
- a CDS encoding NAD(P)-binding domain-containing protein produces MKHSAAPPTVCVIGAGCSGLAAVKNLVQAGIENVVCFEKNDQVGGNWIFTAGESHSSVCETTHIISSKSMSEFLDFPMPDHYPDYPSHAQVLAYFQNYARHFGLEKHIRFHTAIAKVEETADKKWAVTLENGEQHRFDYLFAANGHHSVPRWPDISGEFTGELLHSHSYKTNAPFAGKRVLVIGAGNSGCDCAVEISRVARHTAVSMRRPYYIIPKFMMGKPTDTYNKLLTRLPHFVRQPLQKLSLRLQVGDYRDYGLEKPDYPITRCHPTLNSELLYRIRHGRVHPRKGIERFEGKKVHFSDGKVEEYDVVIAATGYKIAFPFFDKNFLNFEDAERIPLYLRMIHPDHPTLFFIGLTQPQGCIWPLSDLQAKLAANCVAGRWQLPDNAGELAEEECRQIERDFLHTKRHSLEVHFHPFFNKIRRQIPKGAPEWGEAVASPGINRKMQNAK; encoded by the coding sequence ATGAAACACTCCGCAGCCCCCCCCACCGTATGCGTCATCGGCGCCGGCTGCTCCGGCCTGGCGGCGGTCAAGAACCTGGTTCAGGCCGGCATAGAGAACGTCGTTTGCTTCGAAAAGAACGATCAAGTCGGCGGCAACTGGATCTTCACCGCAGGCGAATCCCATTCCAGCGTGTGCGAGACCACCCACATCATTTCCTCCAAATCGATGTCCGAATTTCTGGACTTCCCTATGCCGGATCACTATCCGGACTATCCTTCTCACGCCCAGGTGCTGGCCTATTTTCAGAATTACGCCCGCCATTTCGGGCTGGAAAAACACATTCGCTTCCATACCGCAATAGCTAAGGTGGAGGAGACGGCCGATAAAAAGTGGGCCGTCACCCTGGAGAATGGGGAACAGCATCGCTTCGACTACCTCTTCGCCGCCAATGGCCACCACTCGGTTCCCCGCTGGCCGGACATTTCCGGCGAGTTCACAGGAGAACTATTGCATTCGCACAGCTACAAAACCAATGCGCCCTTCGCCGGCAAACGGGTGCTGGTCATCGGCGCCGGCAATTCGGGCTGCGACTGCGCGGTGGAGATCAGCCGGGTAGCCCGCCATACGGCCGTCAGCATGCGCCGGCCCTATTACATCATCCCCAAGTTCATGATGGGCAAGCCGACGGATACGTACAATAAACTGCTGACCCGCCTGCCCCACTTCGTCCGCCAACCCTTGCAAAAGCTGAGCCTGCGCCTGCAGGTCGGCGACTACCGCGACTACGGCCTCGAAAAACCGGACTATCCCATTACCCGGTGCCACCCCACGCTCAACTCGGAATTGCTCTACCGCATCCGCCACGGCCGGGTACATCCCCGCAAAGGCATCGAGCGGTTCGAGGGCAAAAAGGTGCACTTCAGCGATGGAAAAGTGGAAGAATACGACGTAGTGATCGCCGCCACCGGCTATAAGATCGCCTTCCCGTTTTTTGACAAAAACTTCCTCAACTTTGAGGATGCAGAACGCATCCCCTTATACCTGCGCATGATCCATCCCGATCATCCCACGCTGTTTTTCATCGGCCTCACCCAGCCGCAGGGATGCATCTGGCCCTTATCGGACCTGCAGGCCAAACTCGCGGCCAACTGCGTGGCAGGGCGCTGGCAATTGCCTGATAATGCAGGGGAATTGGCGGAAGAAGAATGCCGGCAGATCGAAAGGGACTTTCTGCACACCAAAAGGCATAGCCTGGAGGTGCACTTCCACCCCTTCTTCAACAAAATCAGGCGGCAGATTCCGAAGGGAGCGCCGGAGTGGGGGGAGGCGGTTGCTTCTCCTGGAATAAACCGTAAAATGCAAAACGCCAAATAA
- a CDS encoding patatin-like phospholipase family protein, whose translation MKVGSDRKASPTDKEGRGALCEGESRNKVAKNRWAPGFRLPTSDFRLSVIAALLFLLCSCSQNLYPDRSQFLKDGDPVPTINLSYYKSVQQRPGQDSALAVAIAISGGGSRASNFGLGIMLGLEQINAGEGLNMLNQVDYLSTVSGGGFAAGAYVSALYEHQFFKRQEPFRLVDYLNRQIREDLAFPYAGVIVRANFNPMLWFSKVDDGDALERSIDEHVLGYRRRAKEVRKKPQSLVLGDFFIPINSPGPVRFPMHITNSSTLNTMTIFPFTPDILARYKINGYTHRLNKVARDTLDPFSVPLAVGIKSSASFPVLISNTTLHSAYSPLRPHLHLIDGAMTDNIGYHAALQILKQEKAPRKILLIVDADAAGNRYTFSKREGAVFSLSVIGRLPSSGLDARRATLVRDIRDVCRQFGITPVFFSFNILLEGDELPLPAEINIKDEQKRLISLFRQRKQLQQSDRQILYELLTHIGTKLTITEEEQELLLYAGQLIVKMQEKEISRALKRGKVEPEKIE comes from the coding sequence GTGAAAGTTGGAAGCGACCGAAAGGCGTCCCCTACCGACAAAGAAGGCCGGGGCGCCCTGTGCGAAGGGGAAAGCCGGAATAAGGTTGCCAAGAACCGCTGGGCGCCTGGTTTCCGACTTCCGACTTCCGACTTCCGACTTTCAGTCATTGCTGCCCTCCTCTTCCTCCTCTGCTCCTGCTCTCAGAACCTCTACCCCGACCGCAGCCAGTTCCTCAAAGACGGCGACCCGGTGCCGACCATCAACCTGAGCTATTACAAAAGCGTGCAACAGCGGCCCGGGCAGGACTCCGCGCTGGCGGTGGCCATAGCCATTTCGGGGGGCGGCTCCCGCGCCTCCAATTTCGGCCTTGGCATCATGCTGGGGCTGGAACAAATCAACGCCGGCGAAGGGCTGAATATGCTCAACCAGGTAGACTACCTGTCTACGGTCTCCGGCGGGGGCTTTGCTGCCGGCGCTTATGTATCGGCTCTTTACGAACACCAGTTTTTCAAAAGGCAGGAGCCATTCCGATTGGTTGATTACCTGAACCGGCAAATCCGGGAAGACCTGGCCTTCCCCTACGCCGGCGTAATCGTGCGCGCCAACTTCAACCCCATGCTATGGTTCTCCAAGGTGGACGACGGCGATGCGCTGGAACGCTCTATCGACGAGCATGTGCTGGGATACCGGCGGCGCGCTAAAGAAGTAAGAAAAAAGCCGCAAAGCCTGGTACTGGGCGACTTCTTTATTCCCATCAACAGCCCGGGCCCGGTGCGTTTTCCCATGCACATCACCAACAGTTCCACCCTCAACACCATGACCATCTTCCCCTTTACGCCGGATATTCTGGCAAGGTACAAGATCAATGGCTACACCCACCGCCTCAACAAGGTGGCCAGAGATACGCTCGACCCTTTCTCGGTGCCATTGGCCGTGGGCATCAAATCCAGCGCCAGCTTTCCGGTCCTCATCTCCAATACCACCCTGCACAGCGCCTATTCTCCTCTGCGCCCTCATTTACACCTCATCGACGGCGCCATGACCGACAATATCGGGTACCACGCTGCGCTGCAAATTCTCAAGCAGGAGAAGGCGCCCCGAAAGATCCTGCTCATCGTCGATGCCGATGCGGCCGGCAACCGCTATACTTTTTCCAAACGGGAAGGCGCCGTATTCTCGCTGAGCGTTATAGGCCGGCTACCCTCCAGCGGCCTCGATGCGCGGCGCGCAACACTGGTGCGGGACATCCGCGACGTGTGCCGGCAATTCGGCATCACTCCGGTTTTTTTTAGTTTTAATATCCTTTTGGAAGGCGACGAGTTGCCCCTGCCTGCCGAAATCAACATTAAGGACGAGCAAAAACGCCTGATCAGCTTGTTCCGGCAACGAAAACAGCTCCAGCAGAGCGACCGCCAGATATTGTATGAACTACTGACCCACATCGGCACCAAACTGACCATCACCGAAGAAGAACAGGAACTCCTGCTGTACGCCGGGCAACTCATCGTAAAAATGCAGGAAAAGGAGATCAGCCGGGCGCTGAAACGGGGGAAGGTGGAACCCGAGAAGATAGAGTAA
- a CDS encoding MarR family transcriptional regulator has product MDKKSESSGFILERTAKRLKQFFQQQLTAAGTGITIDQWVVLQVLDRQEGLSQLEIARETYKDAPTITRIIDLLCRKGLTHRVTDPADRRRFKIQLTEGGREKIEATLPIIRDARRQAWQGIEDTEIDRLVDVLNDVFNNLSSEDTR; this is encoded by the coding sequence CTGGACAAAAAATCGGAGAGCTCCGGCTTCATCCTGGAGCGCACCGCCAAACGGCTGAAGCAGTTTTTTCAGCAACAGCTCACCGCCGCCGGCACCGGCATCACCATCGACCAGTGGGTCGTCCTTCAGGTGCTCGACCGGCAGGAGGGCCTGAGCCAGCTGGAAATCGCCCGGGAAACGTATAAAGACGCCCCGACCATTACCCGCATCATCGACCTGCTCTGCCGGAAGGGCCTGACCCATCGCGTCACCGATCCGGCAGACCGTCGCCGCTTTAAGATACAGCTGACGGAAGGGGGCCGTGAAAAAATAGAAGCTACCCTGCCCATCATCCGGGACGCCCGCCGGCAGGCCTGGCAGGGAATAGAAGATACCGAGATCGACCGCCTCGTGGATGTGCTGAACGACGTATTTAATAACCTCAGCTCTGAGGATACCAGATAG
- a CDS encoding S41 family peptidase, translated as MRTLTFLFCAFFCLGPLRPDAAAQESLTAEEQSVTIDSLIRSLEENYVFPKLAEQMGQHLRQKQKAGAFKNLTEPVAFADRLTEEIQSVTKDKHLRVRFDPEGATEMRAHSEEEEDEGPNPEWLAQMARDNYGFKEVKILDGNIGYLDLRGFFPAAYAGEAAAAAMNMLSNADAIIFDLRQNGGGDPGMIQLLTSYLYRAERDVHLNNFYHRHSNDTSQTWTLPYVPGKRNPDAEVFVLTSNYTFSAAEEFTYNLKNLKRATIVGETTGGGAHPGGTLPIADRFVAFVPNGRAINPITNTNWEGTGVSPDVEVAKEKALDAAHQMALEKLAEKAKSEEDKRYFEWFAGYLKAKNEPPALSKEQMQACAGNFGARNLLVEDGKLVYQRTGRPKMALLPLSPTTFALEDDPELKFTVEMENGEAAALVLESVNGWRERMERSKAQP; from the coding sequence ATGCGTACACTGACCTTTCTTTTTTGTGCTTTCTTCTGCTTGGGCCCCTTGCGGCCCGATGCGGCCGCTCAGGAATCCCTGACGGCCGAAGAGCAATCCGTCACCATCGACAGCCTCATCCGCAGCCTGGAGGAAAATTACGTCTTCCCCAAGCTGGCGGAACAGATGGGGCAGCACCTGCGCCAGAAGCAAAAAGCCGGCGCGTTCAAAAACCTGACGGAACCCGTCGCCTTCGCCGACCGGCTGACGGAGGAGATACAGTCCGTTACCAAAGACAAGCACCTCCGGGTGCGCTTCGACCCCGAGGGAGCCACCGAGATGCGGGCTCATTCTGAGGAAGAAGAGGACGAAGGCCCCAACCCGGAATGGCTGGCGCAGATGGCGCGCGACAATTACGGCTTTAAAGAAGTTAAGATTCTGGATGGCAACATCGGTTATCTCGACCTGCGCGGCTTTTTCCCGGCCGCCTATGCCGGCGAAGCGGCTGCAGCAGCCATGAATATGCTGTCCAACGCTGACGCCATTATTTTCGACCTGCGCCAGAACGGCGGCGGCGACCCGGGCATGATCCAGTTGCTGACCTCCTATCTTTACCGGGCGGAAAGAGATGTACACCTGAACAACTTTTACCACCGCCATAGCAACGACACGTCCCAGACCTGGACGCTGCCCTACGTGCCCGGCAAGCGCAACCCGGATGCCGAGGTATTCGTGCTGACCAGCAATTACACCTTTTCGGCGGCCGAAGAGTTTACCTACAACCTCAAAAACCTGAAGCGCGCTACCATAGTGGGAGAAACCACCGGCGGAGGGGCCCATCCTGGCGGCACTTTGCCGATCGCCGACCGCTTTGTGGCCTTTGTCCCCAACGGGCGGGCGATCAACCCCATCACCAACACCAACTGGGAAGGCACCGGCGTGAGCCCGGATGTGGAGGTGGCAAAGGAAAAGGCCCTGGATGCCGCCCATCAGATGGCGCTGGAAAAGCTGGCGGAAAAAGCCAAATCGGAAGAAGACAAGCGCTATTTCGAATGGTTCGCCGGCTACCTGAAAGCGAAAAACGAACCGCCGGCCCTCAGCAAAGAACAGATGCAGGCCTGCGCCGGCAATTTCGGCGCCCGCAACCTGCTCGTCGAGGACGGAAAGCTCGTCTATCAGCGGACCGGGCGGCCCAAAATGGCGTTGTTGCCCCTGAGCCCAACTACTTTTGCTCTGGAGGATGACCCCGAATTGAAATTCACAGTGGAAATGGAAAATGGGGAAGCTGCCGCTCTGGTCTTAGAGAGTGTGAATGGCTGGCGGGAGAGGATGGAGCGGAGCAAGGCCCAGCCGTAA
- a CDS encoding MarR family transcriptional regulator: MQVNKIQEQRLEQLPVFYMEQIVRQYRQLATQALKSHQAGLSVDQWVVLKQISENNGSSQVEIGSSTVKDAPTTTRIIDQLVGKNLVSKQLDPEDRRRYMVFVTEKGRQLIERLIPVVQEYRQVPLQGFSATEQKQLISLLQRMLKNLK, translated from the coding sequence GTGCAAGTAAATAAAATTCAAGAACAGCGCCTGGAGCAATTACCCGTATTTTACATGGAGCAGATCGTAAGGCAATACCGGCAGTTGGCCACCCAAGCCCTGAAAAGCCATCAGGCGGGGCTTTCGGTCGATCAATGGGTGGTACTCAAGCAGATCAGCGAAAACAATGGCAGCAGCCAGGTGGAGATCGGCAGCTCGACCGTCAAGGACGCCCCGACCACTACCCGCATTATCGACCAGTTGGTCGGCAAAAACCTGGTTAGCAAGCAACTGGACCCGGAAGACCGGCGCCGCTACATGGTCTTCGTAACCGAAAAAGGCCGACAGCTGATCGAACGCCTGATACCGGTGGTGCAGGAATACCGGCAGGTGCCTCTACAGGGCTTCTCCGCTACCGAACAAAAGCAACTCATCAGCCTGCTGCAGCGCATGTTGAAAAATCTGAAATAA